One stretch of Numenius arquata chromosome 8, bNumArq3.hap1.1, whole genome shotgun sequence DNA includes these proteins:
- the MRPS25 gene encoding small ribosomal subunit protein mS25, which yields MPMKGRFPIRRTLQYLNQGDVIFKSSVKVMTVNYNTAGELSEGARKFVFFNIPQIQYKNPWVQIMLFRNMTPSPFLRFYLDNGEQVLVDVEDKTNKEITEHIKKILGKSTETLEKEERERKKLSHPATFGPKKYHLRECMCEIEGQVPCPAFVPLPKEMRGKYKAAMKKEASS from the exons ATGCCGATGAAAGGCCGGTTCCCCATCAGGCGGACGCTGCAGTATCTCAACCAGGGCGACGTCATCTTCAAGAGCTCGGTGAAGGTGATGACGGTGAACTACAACACGGCGGGGGAGCTGAGCGAGGGCGCGAG AAAGTTTGTGTTTTTCAACATCCCCCAGATCCAGTACAAGAACCCCTGGGTGCAGATCATGCTGTTCAGGAACATGACCCCCTCGCCCTTCCTCCGCTTCTACCTGG ACAATGGAGAACAAGTTTTGGTTGATGTGGAAGATAAAACCAACAAAGAGATAACcgagcacattaaaaaaatcttgggGAAAAGCAC AGAAACGcttgaaaaagaggaaagagaaaggaaaaaactttcACATCCAGCAACTTTTGGGCCCAAGAAGTATCACCTGCGAGAATGCATGTGTGAAATTGAAGGCCAAGTTCCCTGCCCCGCTTTTGTGCCGCTGCCCAAAGAGATGAGGGGAAAATATAAAGCTGCTATGAAGAAGGAGGCATCATCCTGA